A window from Microbacterium ginsengiterrae encodes these proteins:
- a CDS encoding GntR family transcriptional regulator, with protein MSENSTETPEGGVSAHVYQKLFRMVMSNDIAPGSRLNIDKIAVELGVSTTPVREALARLETQELVTKEPMRGYFVSPIMSGEEFDDLWEFRLLLEVYAASRAAERANADDIDRLRRELASIRPVRLLDDDYTSMATFRNHDQCFHELVLDIAGNRQASKALAQAHVHTRMLRMRFVPLDGYHAIQEHDDIIDAIAAADPDRAAEAMRTHVQNAHERIRAYAQ; from the coding sequence ATGAGCGAGAACTCCACCGAGACGCCGGAAGGCGGCGTCTCCGCGCACGTGTATCAGAAACTGTTCCGGATGGTCATGTCGAACGACATCGCCCCCGGTTCACGGCTGAACATCGACAAGATCGCCGTCGAACTCGGGGTGTCGACGACCCCGGTGCGCGAGGCGCTGGCGCGGTTGGAGACTCAGGAGCTGGTCACCAAGGAGCCCATGCGAGGCTATTTCGTCAGTCCGATCATGAGCGGCGAGGAGTTCGACGACCTGTGGGAGTTCCGTCTGCTGCTCGAAGTGTACGCCGCCTCACGCGCGGCGGAGAGGGCGAATGCGGACGACATCGATCGGCTCCGCCGTGAGCTCGCGAGCATTCGGCCGGTCCGCCTGCTCGATGATGATTACACCTCGATGGCGACCTTCCGCAACCACGACCAGTGCTTCCATGAGCTCGTCCTCGACATCGCGGGCAACCGTCAGGCGAGCAAAGCACTCGCCCAGGCGCACGTCCACACCCGGATGCTGCGCATGCGCTTCGTGCCCCTCGACGGCTATCACGCCATCCAGGAGCACGACGACATCATCGACGCGATCGCGGCCGCCGACCCCGACCGCGCAGCCGAGGCGATGCGCACACACGTCCAGAACGCACACGAGCGCATCCGCGCCTATGCACAGTGA